The genome window ATTCGGTTTGAGCCTGCTGAGTTCCGGCCAGACGGGCCTTCATGTTTTCGATTGCCTGGTCTGTTTCAGTAACTTGCTTATCGTTTTCCGCTTCCATTTTGCGCAATTTAGCCAAATCGTCTGCAGATATTTTGGCGCACGCTTCGGGCGGTAAAGATGCCAGCATTTCGTCCATCCCCAGCATTTTGGGGCGGGACTTCAATGCTTTCTCAGCCTCTGCCGCCAAATCCGGTATTTTAGCGCCGGGCGGCGCATTTTTTTCCAGCGTAGACTGTAACTCGGCCAAGTGCTCCTTCAAACTTTTTTCAATTTCTTGCTCAATATCCATACGGCATGTCCATCATTTATTTGAGCTTAAGTTTTTGGTCATAGAATCGGTCATTTCAATAAACTGGTCTAACATTGCATTTTTATCGATATTGGCCTGCACGATATTCTTCCGGCTTGCCTCTACCTCCAACATATATTCCTCTATGTCGGCAAGCTTTTGCTTTAGTGGACTACCTCCGGTAGCAGCTACGGACTCCGTTTGGTCTAAGGTTTTTTCGATCTGGCGCAATAAGTCGTCCTTTTGTTCCTGCAGGTTATTTAGTATATCGGCCAGTCTTTCGGAAGGGCGCACCGGTAATTCACTGGTGGCGGAAATTTCTACAGTGCTGCCCTTTAGCGGGTTTTCCGCTGCTTGACGAGCCATTTCGGCTTTAGTTTCATCAAGTTTTTGCAGTGCTTTTTGGTAAGCGGCGGGATTTTGCTGTTTAAGCCCGGCGATTTGATCGTGTATACCGGCCAAGGTCTTTTCCATTTCCTTGTTTTCGGCAACAATGCTGTCCGCCAGCGGCATAATGGCAGTGGGTTCGGATTTTATTGCTTCCGCTTCGCGCAGAGCCTGACTCAATTCTATCCTGGAGCGCAGAATTTTTCGATGAAGTGCAATTTGTTCGGCTGTCCCAAAGGCAGGTGCTTGCATTAGCGCGTCGATTTCGGCCTGAGTCTCAAGATTTTCCTTCAGCAGCGATTCTGCAGTCGTCTCCGACACCGCAGACGGCCGATCGAAATCGATTTCCTCTTTCAATTGACGCAGTTTATCTGGAATCGCCTTTAGCTTCTCGGCCGATGCATTGAGTTCCTCGTCCAGTCCTGGAATCAACGGGGACAAGTCATACGGCACGGTGCGCTGCAGCCGTTCGCTCAACTCTTGCTCCCATTTATCGAGAGATCGTGGTGCCGCCAGCGCCGACTCGGTCACCGTAAAAATCAATTCAACATCATCGGCATCATCGTCGGCTATCGGGAACACTCCGCGCGCAAGCGTCAATCCGCGCAGCTGTTCAGGCCATAACCAAACGGTATCGATCTGCAACGCCGCTTCAACAAACATCAAATGTTCGCCTTGTTGCTGGCGGATGAAAGCGCGTTGCCTAACCAACGGCAAATGGCTCAGCAACAGCGCCTCCCCGGGGTGCATGTGATACACTCGGATTTCGTCTCCGGGGAAGAAATAGCCTTGGTCCAAGCGCTGATCCGGCGCCGCGCAGTTGAAATAGCAGGGATCGAAGTCGTCCGGATAATGCGGCCAGCGGTTTTCCAGCCAACGCTGATCGTAGGTTCCCATATTGCGATAACGGCGCGGGTCCATAAAATCCAGCATTCCATAACCCGCCGGCTCAGGCCGATCCGAAGTCGATTGAACAAACGCACCGGTTTCGATGTTGGGCAACGGCCAATAATCGAACGGCGCTGTGGGCTGTAAGCCTTGACCATACGGATTCATTACATAGCTTTCACCGCCAAATGCGCGCTCCGAACTCAAAGGCATCGACACGAACGGTTTTGGTTGCGACATGCTCAATGGAGTCTCGCTACCTGCGGGCAGCCACTCCCTGTCGCCGAAGACATAAAGATTCTTCGCGACATTCCCGACGCGGACACTTACTTCAGATGAAGCAATCGGGGCTCCCGTGGCTGACCAGCATCGACCGCAGGCCAAAAACTCGCCCACCGGCTTGGGATTGCCCTCATCCAGCGACGCATCCTTGCCCAGCGTTTCAGCGGCCAGCTTCCACATATCGATTTCGGTTCCGATCTGTTCCGGCCGCTCCAGATCAAAAAAACAACCCACCGCCACAGAAAGAAACAAATTCCCTTTCAAGCCTAAAGGACGCATAAACAACGGATGGGTAAATTCCTTAATAACTTTCAATGGACTACCTTTTTAGCCGTCACAGAAAATGAAACACAAATAATGTGCTTTTCCTTCCAGCATAGGATATTATTTCAAACTGGAAACGATTATATCAACGCTTTCTTAATTAGAATAAACTCTGTCGTCATAAAGAAGTAAAAGCTCCAACTTTAAACAGCCCATTATATACACGAGCACTATGCGTTGAAACTTTTGAACTTAACTTTTCAACTGCGCTATTTACCTGTACCACGCTCGATTCTACTTTTTCAACTTTTGTACTTACCTGATCCAGGCTTGTTTGCACTTTTTTAACTTCAGTATTAATTTCTTCGGTGATCGCCGTTCTCTTCTTTTTCTCCGCCTCGGCTTTATCATCTTTAACCTGGGTAGATATAGTCGTTATATTATCCTGTATCGTTTTTAAACTCGTTTTTCGGGTAAACAGATTATTTTTGTTAAATTCAACCTTTGACTCACTGGTCTTGGTATTGAAAAGCTCGGCGCAGTTTCCCGTTACCGTCTTAAAGGTATCCCCCAGTATTACATCGGTCACGGTTCCTGTCACCGTTTTCGTCGCGGGCCCTCTTATGGACTCTGTTTTAGCTCCAATAGTAGAGCTCCATGTCCACCCGAAAATATCTTCGCGTTTAAAACCCACCACATTGGCTTTGTATCCGATAAGATAAGACGACATATACCCACCGAGGTAGGTTGAGGCCGCAGCGCCAACGACCGATGAAGTGTATTCGCCCCAAACGATGGAGTTTGAAAAACCGTATATATTGGACCGTTTATCCTGACCGGTAAACGCCATGGTGCCTGACGTTTGCAAACCGATGCCGTCGTAAGTCGGAGTGCTGCTTGATTCAGCACCTACCCCTTTTGCCGCGTTGGGAGGCGCGCCTATACTAATTCTTGAACCGCATACCGGAGAAAATAAATGTACGCCCTGCTGCCCGTCCTGATCGTAAAACTCGAGACTGTTGCCGCCGCCTGTTTGTATCATCGCCTGTGTCTGATTTTCGTTTTTCACCAAATTCGGGTTAACCGAATTATGAACAGCGCCGAGGATAACCGGCTTGTCCGGGTTGCCGTTTTCAAACGACAGTAACACCTCCGCGCCTTTATGCAGTGGGAAGTGCATGCCATGAGCCGAACATTCGTCACCCGGTCCGGCATAGGGACTCGCCATGCGTATCCAGGCGGAAGCCCTTGTTGCGCCTTTTTCGGTAATATCGTAAGGAAGTTGAACCTTGTATTCGCCAAACTCGTTAAGCTCGGCGTATTTACCATCGCCTTCCGCATCGATGACCGCGTTGAGCGTTCCTTCGATTTTCGGCCAGGGGTGCACAATTTCCGGCCTGAATTGCACTTCAGCAGGAATAGCGCTAAAGCTCGCCTGATAAAAATCATTGCCCGGGCTATCGCCCTGCACCGGCACATTCAGTCCTTCCAGCAACAGCCCGGCTTGTGATCCGCGATGGGATATCCGGGTCAGCAAATAGCGCTGATTAAAATCGGTTCGGTAATGACCCGCAAGCTCCATCAAATAACCGCAGCGCATCCCGGTCGCGCTCGATTCTCCGCCGAATTGCCGCCCGCGGCAAATCAGACCTTCCGCCCTGATTTTAGCCAGGGCCTGCGCCGCTTCGTTGGTCTTGACGTATAAACCGTAATAGGTGACTTCGCCTATACCCATGGGGTCGACCTGGGCGCTACCCTTGATTTCCAGCGAAGCTTTTTTATAATGGTAATCCATTACCGTCACTTGTTTGGGTAGACTTTGTGCGAATAGATTAAAACTCTGTACCCGGCGGATACGGGTAATATCGGCGTCCAACTCACCAGCCGGCTGATAATTCAATTTAATGACATGCGCATCATGATTCCTGAAGTTGTTGCCGAACACAACCTGTTCGCCGTTCTGCTGCTGGCTGTACCACCAATAAATACCCAGGTGCTCACACCATCGAGATAAGAAATCAAGATAACTTTCCTTGTATTGGCAGATAAAGCCTTGAGTATCATACCCGGCGGGCTGCATATAATTCAGGTTGTATTCGTTGCTGAACAGCCCGGCATTATCCATGACGGTTTTCAGTAATTCAGGCGGAGCTTTACTCAGATATACCTCGGACAAATGATACTGCGCCAGCCGCCATAGCTTGGGTACCAGCACCGCCTTGTAAAAAGTCCAGCCGCTAATTTGATGGAGTTGTTCGAAGGATTGGATCAGTCCGATATAACAGGTGTCCTTGCCTTGCGCTATGCCGTCGTTCAGTGTAAAACTTACTGAATGACCTATCAGCTTACGTTCGTCAATATCGTTACGAGACGAGACAAGCAACATATTGAAGCGGTAAAGTTCGGCCAGCGATTCTTCGCCTTCAAAACTCACTACTTCCAGCGTGGTTCCTGCGTTCAATTGCTCGCAAATGAACGAAAAACGGCGGTTGGAACCGGCTAATTGGCTATTCATACTCGACATGCCTCATAATAGTATTAAAAAATCCATACAACTGTTCAGACTCCGCCCTGTATCCTCTTCAAAGAAAGCGAAACGGCGGCCTCATCGATTGTCCCACATGAAGCCCGCGCAATGCGAAATATGTGTTGGACCTTATCCACCAGAGCCGCTAAAGCCTTATCCGGGCTACATTATTCTGAGGTTCCAGAATGGCAAGCGGACCACCGTTGAACAGCAAAGAGCAAATAACCATATAATTCATTGCGATATATTATTATTTATTGTTGATTACGATGTAAAGTTTCTGTCTCATCCCGCCTTGATTCCATACTAGCATGGCCGCATCACCCAATGATGACAATTTCAAGACTCTCGCACGCTTGCCCAACATGCGCACTTTACTTCCGGGAAGGAGTGATGCGATGTGAGGAAATCATTCTCCTATACCGTTGACATTCCACAGTCATCAATTGTTCCATGCCAGGTGGAGGGAAGCGCTGATTTATTCGAATCCACACTGGATCAATTAGGTAATATCAATGCTTTGAATTTCAGGTTTGCTAGAGAAAAAAACAAATCGCGTTTCCCTGGCTGAAATTGTAACCCGATATTTACTCAGGGTATTATTGATATTCCACCACTTCGAGATGATCGGGTTCGAGGGCGTTCTGATACCGTTCCCACATTAGTGTAAACGCTCGTTCGATGTTGCATGTAAAACGCACCGTATCGAACAAGGGATATACATGGAGATGCGCGGCCAGTTTTTGCTTGATTAATGCGAGGCGTTCTGGTTGTACGGCAAGATTGATCGCCAATGACCGGTAAGCGTCGTGCGAATGAACGATCAATTCAGGCAATCCCAGCGCATTAAGCAAACTGGCGGCCACTCTGCCAGAAAACGTCTCCCCTAAACAGGTCAACACTGGTAAACCGGCTCTAAGCGCATCGCTCGCGGTAGTATGTGCGTTGTAATAAAGCGTATCCAAAAATATATCCGCCAACTTCTGCCGCGACAGATGTTCGGATAAAGACAGGCGCGGGGCGAATACGATGCGCTCCGGCATCACTCCATATTTCCTCGCCTCTTTCCGTAAATTTGAAGTCAGAACCGGACTGCCTTCCAGTAGCCATAATACGCTGTCATCGACCTGGAGAAGAATCTGCATCCAGAGTTGAAAAACATCGGGTGTGATTTTAAAGCTATTGTTAAAACAGCAATATACAAATGCATTTTCGGGCAATCCCGCATCCATACGGGTTGGACACTGTCCGGATAAAGGCTGAAGAGAGCTATTGACCTGATAAGTATGAGGCAAATAGACGATTTTTTCGCTATAAAAACACCGTTGATCGGTCGGAATCACGACAGGGTCGGCAATCAGGTAATCAATATGGGAGACGCCCGAGGTGCCGGGATAACCGAGATAACTCGCTTGTATCGGTGCTGGATGCAACGCGAACAATCCGGGTCTGGCGTTGGTAGTATAGCCGTTGATATTGATCGCAATATCGATTTCCAGTTGCCGGGCAATCGCCGCAATCTCCTGATCGGTTTTATCGCTGACGTCAATAAAACGATCAACTCCCGCATGAAGCCTCAGCCGCATTTCATCTTCGCCGGATTTCCCGTATGAAAATGCAAGTACCTCAAATCGATCGCGATCATGCTGCTCGAACAGCTCGGCGATCAAATAAGCGGTAACATGATTATGAAAGTCGGCGGAAAAATATCCGAGGCGGATTTTACTATGTTTGTAGCGGACAACTGCGCCAGACGAGATGGCTGGCTCAAGACCTCTTTCCCGCACAAAAATCCCGGCGCAACGTTTCTGCTGCTCCGGAGTCGAGGGTATTGTCAGCGCAATAAAGGGAGCCGTAACAGGCTCGCCCGCGTCTATACCGCTTAGTGCCGATGCGAAAAGCGCAGATATGCCGTCCCAGTCCGCGTCATGCATTTTACAGTGTATATACTGGCCCAACGCAAAAGGATAATAGGCATCGAGCGCAATGGCTTGCTGAAATAAAGGCGCGGCGTCAGCATAACGCCCTAATTTTACCAGCGCATTCCCGAGGTGGCTGTACGGCTCAGCCGAACCCTGGGTTAGCTCTATCACCTTTAGGTAGGCGGCAACCGCTTCATCATGCTGATTAAGCCCGGTGAGTACATTGCCCAGGTTATGGTAAGCATCAGCAAAACCGGGCGCCCATGCAATGGCTCGCCGATAGGCGGCTACGGAATCTTCATACCTGTGCAGCTCGCTCAGAGCGACGCCGAGGTTATTGCAGGCATCCGCGTAGCCGGGTTCAAGGGCGATAGCCCGTTGGTAGCCGGCTATCGCTGACTCGTTGAGTCCCTGCCGATGATAAGATAGCCCAAGCAGATAATGGGATGACGCATGGTTTGGGTAGGCGGCGACGATGTTTTCGAGTAGCTTTGCAGCCTGTGTCGCGCTACCGCAGCAGCGCAGCAAACGCAACGCTTCATTGAAATGAGCTTCAGCCTGCTCCGTATTCACGCTCAAACACTCTCAAAGCCAGCCAACTTTTTTTAACCTGTGATACAGCCAAACACAGGAAAGACAAACAAACCCCAGCGTCACCGGATAGCTGTATTGCCACTCCAGTTCAGGCATATACCGGAAATTCATGCCAAACAGACTGAAGACCATGGTAGGAATAGCCAGAATGGCTCCCCATCCGGCCAGACGCTGCACTACTTCGTTCTGATCGACCGTAATCAGGGTGAGATTGACCGACATCGCTGCGGTCAACATTTCTCGCATGCTTTCCATGGACTGGTTAAGCCGCTTCACATGATCGTAAATATCCCGAAAATACAACCGCATATCTTTCGGAATCATCACAGAATGGAAACGCGTTAATGCGCTGCAGATATCCAGCAACGGAACCGCTGCCGCCTGCAGCAGCAGCATTTCGCGTTTGAGCTCGTAAAGTTTTACCAGGGTTTTCCGGTTAAAGCGCGACTCGAAGATATCGGCTTCGAGCTTTTCCAATCGCTGCTGAAAATCGAGCAGCACCGGGCTATATTGATCGACAATTGCGTCCGTGATGACATAAAGCGGGAAACCGGGTCCTCTGGAAAAACCTTGCGGCGCGCTCTCGCAACGCGTACGAATCTTTTCGTAATTCAGCGTTGAGCCATGAGTAACGGTAACCAGGAACTGCAAACCGACAAAAACATGCGTCTCGCCGAAAACGACTTCGCCTCCAACCTGCGTCAGTTCGGCGGTCTGCAATACCACGAACAGCGTATCTCCGTACTCTTCCAGCTTGGGACGCTGTTGGGCCATTTGAGCATCTTCCACCGCCAGGTCGTGTAAACCGAACTCTTCCTGGATCTTTTTCAGCAACTCCTGATCCGGCTCATTCAGATCCAGCCAGACAAAACTGCCTTCCTGCAGTAACACATCGCTGATTTCGTCCAGCGCGATACTACATGCCACGTTGCTTTTTTTATAAGCCCTGCAGTTGACAACCATGGAGGCCATTGCGCCTGTTTCGTATCCAATAGCACTGCCTGCCGCCTCATGTGCAGACACTATGGCAAGCTTGTTTGGAACCCTGTCGTCAACCGGGGAGCCGGGTTTATCCCTGGTTTTCTTTTTAATCGACCCCATACCGTACCTTTTTACCTCTGAAAACGACAACGGGTCTGAGCGGCATGCCGCTCAGACCCGTGTCAGGTTTATTTTTTACGGCAGCGCGCTTCAGGCGGCAGTAAAAATATTACGGAAAATTGCAAACAAAATACCGGACAACGCCATAGAAGCAGGCAATGTCAAAATCCAAGCCGTCAGAATATTTCTGATTGTCGCCCATTGCAACCCTGATCCGTTCGAAGCCATGGTGCCGGCGACGCCGGAAGACAGCACATGCGTAGTGGAAACCGGCAAGCCCAGTACATCAGCCATGCCTATCGTCACGGCCGCCACCGTTTCCGCGGCAGCCCCCTGGCCGTAGGTAAGATGGGTTTTACCTATTCTCTCGCCAACGGTCACAACAATTCGCTTCCAACCGATCATGGTGCCCAAGCCCAATGCCAGCGCGACACCGACTTTAACCCACACAGGAATAAAGCGCACGGCGCGGCCGATAGATTTACTGTAATCGGAAATTTCTTTCTTGTCCTCGGCAGATAGATTTATCGGATTTTTCTTTTCGAGTATTTTGAGCGTTTCACTGACGATATACAGGTCGTTACGCAAGTTCGAAACCAGCTCTGTCGGCACATTCGCCAACGTCTTGTAATCGTTTACCCGCCCGGATAAATCGCGGATGCTGTGCTGAAGCGCCGAAGTAGAGTTATCGTGCCATTTCTTATCGCGTACGGTCGCTTCAAGCGCACTTTTGGCATTTTCCGCCGTTACCGCGTTTTCAGGCTTGACGTATTTATCCAACAGTTGGACCGCCGCTTGCGAAGTTTTACGGAACTCATCCAAAACCGAAATATCCGGCGTTCTATTCAATGCAAACGCGGTAGGCACGACACCGACCAGGATCAGCATGATCAACCCCATGCCTTTTTGACCGTCATTGGAGCCATGAGCGAAGCTGACCAGGGTGCAGGTACCGATTAAAACGGAACGTATCCACAAAGGAGGTCCTTTTTTCGTGTCAGGCTCCTTGAACAACTGTTCGTTTCTTACGATTACCTTAAGCGCCAGCAACAGCAAAGCCGCAGCAAGAAAGCCGAAGATAGGGGAGAACAGCAGAGACAAACCGACTTCCGTCGCCTTGCTCCAGTTGACACCGCTGGTCAGCGTACCTTCCGGAGCCAAAACCTGGTTTGCAATACCGACACCGATAATGGAACCGATCAGGGTGTGCGAACTTGAACTCGGCAAGCCCAGCCACCAGGTACCCAGATTCCATAGTATCGCAGCAAACAACAGCGCAAACACCATGGACATGCCCGCACCGCTGTTGACCTGAAGTATCAGCTCGACCGGCAAAAGAGAAACGATGCCCCAAGCCACGGCGCCGTTAGCCATGTTGACGCCCAGAAAATTAAACGCTCCGGACCAGACCACGGCAAAATGCGGCGGCATTGAGCGAGTGTAAATAACAGTCGCAACAGCATTCGCGGTATCGTGAAAGCCGTTGACAAATTCAAACCCAAGCGCAATAAAGAGCGCGGTCACCAGCAACAGCCAGGGCACAGCCTGCGCGACGCCCGCATCGGCAGCGTGCACTGCTTCGATCAGAGAGTAAACCACGTAAATGGCGCCTCCCAACAGGATCGATAAAATAAGGCCTAACCCAAAACGCCCTAGCGATGAGTTCGACTGAAAAACCGGATGCGCTTCAGTTGCACTGGTAGCTGACATATTACAATCCCCAAAAAGTAATTGGTTGAGCTGTGAGTCGAAATTAACCTGCTTCATCTTAGCCATACACCATTACAACTTGATGACGGTCCAACATGACTGTAAAATTTTTGTAAAAATTTTGAGGCCGCACCTGTTGCGGCAGCGTACTTTTCCACCAAACAATTACCTGCCTCTGACAAAGGCGGGACGATCCCTTCAACCGGGTTTATTGATGATAACCCATATTTTATGACGCCTCCCAAATCGATCATGAGCGCTTTGGACAAAGAGACGTCCAATAAGATTGTTCCTTCTCATCAAGCAGGTTTTTTCAAGATTTGCTGTTGTGTATTGAACGCAACTACCGAAGAATAGAATTAGACTCTATCCAGACCTTGGGAGTACACAATGCCCATCAACCTCAGCAACGTCAGTTTACCGGTAAAACTGCTGTTTTCAGGCTACCTGATGATTATCGCCATCGGCTACGGAATGGCGACCATCCAGATCCTGGTCACACATGGCATGGCGGACGGAAAATTCGGTCTATCCATACAGGATATCGTTTACAGCTACTACGGCAACCGCTCAGGCTCTCACCTCGAAAGCAAGCTCAACGGCTCCATGAAAGCCAATGCGCCGGAACAGGATCGCTTTGCGCTGATACAATGGGTACGCAGCGGCGCAGGGGAGCGGGATTATCTCGACCATGCCAAGGCCATATTTGATACCCGTTGCGTTCCCTGCCACAACGCCGACGCCGGCGGACTGCCCGATTTCAGCCGGCTGGACAACATAAACAAATACACGCACCCCGACAGCGGCGCCACCCTGGCATCCCTCGCACGGGTGTCGCACATTCACCTGTTCGGCATCGTCTTTATTTTCATGTTTGTCGGCGGTATTTTTTCGCTGACTTCCGGGGTGCCGCTTGCCATAAAATGCACCGCCATCGTGACCCCTTTCGTATTTTTACTATTGGATATCGCATCCTGGTGGCTGACCAAGCTTAACCCGCATTTTGCCTGGCTCGTTATACTCGGAGGCGCCGGTCTCGCGATGGCTTTTGTCTTCATGTGGGTCGTATCCATGTATGAGATGTGGGTATTGCCCAGGTATTTACGCCGCTAAAGATTTCAGTGCCATCAGGAGAATGTAGTGATATATTTGCAACCAAAGCAAGTCCAGATGTAGAGGTTTAGCCTGAGATGCCGGGGAATCCAGAAATCAAACACGACGAGGGCGCATCGCTGCAAGAAGCAGCCCCCAAACTCAAACGCCCTCCCCTGTTCAAGGTCATTCTGCTGAATGACGACTTTACTCCCATGGATTTTGTTATCCATATTCTGAAATCGTTTTTCAATATGGATGAAGCCAAGGCGACGCGCGTCATGCTGCAGGTTCACACGCAGGGGACGGGAGTTTGCGGCATTTTCAGCCGCGACGTGGCGGAAACCAAGGTTCGTCAGGTTAACGAGTTTTCCCGCGAGCATCAGCATCCGTTGCTGTGTTCCATGGAAGAAGCCTGAGCCTGAATAGCTTACCGTTTAGTTTTTCAAAGAGGAGAACGCCATCATGTTGGGTAAGGAACTCGAACAATCGTTAAACACGGCCTTCCGCAGAGCCTTCGAAAAGCGGCACGAGTTCATTACCGTCGAGCACCTGTTGCTGGCGATGACGGAAAACGCCACGGCAGCCAATGTCCTGCGCGCCTGCGCATGCAATATCGAGCAGCTAAAAACCGAACTGGATTCTTTTCTCGATGAAACAACGCCGTTAATCGCCCCAGGAGTCAAGAAAGATACGCAACCGACGCTCGGATTCCAGCGCGTGATGCAACGCGCGGCCTTCCACGTGCAATCCTCCGGCAGGCAAGAGGTAACCGGGGCCAACATTCTGGTGGCATTGTTCGGCGAACAGGACTCCCATGCAGTCTATCTGCTGAACAAGCAGGAAATTACGCGTCTGGACGTGGTCAACTACATCTCGCATGGCGTTTCCCGCATTCGTGAATCGGACGAATCCACCCACCATAAAGCAAATAGCGGTCAGGAAGACGCCGAAAACAGCAGTGTGATCAATCCGTTGGAAAAATTCGCTTCCGACTTGAACGAGCTGGCGCGCAGGGGCGAGATAGACCCGCTCATAGGTCGAAGAGAAGAAGTCGAGCGCACCATCCAGGTGCTGTGCCGCCGCCGTAAAAACAATCCGTTGCT of Candidatus Methylospira mobilis contains these proteins:
- a CDS encoding O-linked N-acetylglucosamine transferase, SPINDLY family protein, whose translation is MNTEQAEAHFNEALRLLRCCGSATQAAKLLENIVAAYPNHASSHYLLGLSYHRQGLNESAIAGYQRAIALEPGYADACNNLGVALSELHRYEDSVAAYRRAIAWAPGFADAYHNLGNVLTGLNQHDEAVAAYLKVIELTQGSAEPYSHLGNALVKLGRYADAAPLFQQAIALDAYYPFALGQYIHCKMHDADWDGISALFASALSGIDAGEPVTAPFIALTIPSTPEQQKRCAGIFVRERGLEPAISSGAVVRYKHSKIRLGYFSADFHNHVTAYLIAELFEQHDRDRFEVLAFSYGKSGEDEMRLRLHAGVDRFIDVSDKTDQEIAAIARQLEIDIAININGYTTNARPGLFALHPAPIQASYLGYPGTSGVSHIDYLIADPVVIPTDQRCFYSEKIVYLPHTYQVNSSLQPLSGQCPTRMDAGLPENAFVYCCFNNSFKITPDVFQLWMQILLQVDDSVLWLLEGSPVLTSNLRKEARKYGVMPERIVFAPRLSLSEHLSRQKLADIFLDTLYYNAHTTASDALRAGLPVLTCLGETFSGRVAASLLNALGLPELIVHSHDAYRSLAINLAVQPERLALIKQKLAAHLHVYPLFDTVRFTCNIERAFTLMWERYQNALEPDHLEVVEYQ
- a CDS encoding DUF2169 family type VI secretion system accessory protein, producing the protein MKVIKEFTHPLFMRPLGLKGNLFLSVAVGCFFDLERPEQIGTEIDMWKLAAETLGKDASLDEGNPKPVGEFLACGRCWSATGAPIASSEVSVRVGNVAKNLYVFGDREWLPAGSETPLSMSQPKPFVSMPLSSERAFGGESYVMNPYGQGLQPTAPFDYWPLPNIETGAFVQSTSDRPEPAGYGMLDFMDPRRYRNMGTYDQRWLENRWPHYPDDFDPCYFNCAAPDQRLDQGYFFPGDEIRVYHMHPGEALLLSHLPLVRQRAFIRQQQGEHLMFVEAALQIDTVWLWPEQLRGLTLARGVFPIADDDADDVELIFTVTESALAAPRSLDKWEQELSERLQRTVPYDLSPLIPGLDEELNASAEKLKAIPDKLRQLKEEIDFDRPSAVSETTAESLLKENLETQAEIDALMQAPAFGTAEQIALHRKILRSRIELSQALREAEAIKSEPTAIMPLADSIVAENKEMEKTLAGIHDQIAGLKQQNPAAYQKALQKLDETKAEMARQAAENPLKGSTVEISATSELPVRPSERLADILNNLQEQKDDLLRQIEKTLDQTESVAATGGSPLKQKLADIEEYMLEVEASRKNIVQANIDKNAMLDQFIEMTDSMTKNLSSNK
- a CDS encoding inorganic phosphate transporter; translated protein: MSATSATEAHPVFQSNSSLGRFGLGLILSILLGGAIYVVYSLIEAVHAADAGVAQAVPWLLLVTALFIALGFEFVNGFHDTANAVATVIYTRSMPPHFAVVWSGAFNFLGVNMANGAVAWGIVSLLPVELILQVNSGAGMSMVFALLFAAILWNLGTWWLGLPSSSSHTLIGSIIGVGIANQVLAPEGTLTSGVNWSKATEVGLSLLFSPIFGFLAAALLLLALKVIVRNEQLFKEPDTKKGPPLWIRSVLIGTCTLVSFAHGSNDGQKGMGLIMLILVGVVPTAFALNRTPDISVLDEFRKTSQAAVQLLDKYVKPENAVTAENAKSALEATVRDKKWHDNSTSALQHSIRDLSGRVNDYKTLANVPTELVSNLRNDLYIVSETLKILEKKNPINLSAEDKKEISDYSKSIGRAVRFIPVWVKVGVALALGLGTMIGWKRIVVTVGERIGKTHLTYGQGAAAETVAAVTIGMADVLGLPVSTTHVLSSGVAGTMASNGSGLQWATIRNILTAWILTLPASMALSGILFAIFRNIFTAA
- the clpS gene encoding ATP-dependent Clp protease adapter ClpS, yielding MPGNPEIKHDEGASLQEAAPKLKRPPLFKVILLNDDFTPMDFVIHILKSFFNMDEAKATRVMLQVHTQGTGVCGIFSRDVAETKVRQVNEFSREHQHPLLCSMEEA
- a CDS encoding type VI secretion system Vgr family protein gives rise to the protein MNSQLAGSNRRFSFICEQLNAGTTLEVVSFEGEESLAELYRFNMLLVSSRNDIDERKLIGHSVSFTLNDGIAQGKDTCYIGLIQSFEQLHQISGWTFYKAVLVPKLWRLAQYHLSEVYLSKAPPELLKTVMDNAGLFSNEYNLNYMQPAGYDTQGFICQYKESYLDFLSRWCEHLGIYWWYSQQQNGEQVVFGNNFRNHDAHVIKLNYQPAGELDADITRIRRVQSFNLFAQSLPKQVTVMDYHYKKASLEIKGSAQVDPMGIGEVTYYGLYVKTNEAAQALAKIRAEGLICRGRQFGGESSATGMRCGYLMELAGHYRTDFNQRYLLTRISHRGSQAGLLLEGLNVPVQGDSPGNDFYQASFSAIPAEVQFRPEIVHPWPKIEGTLNAVIDAEGDGKYAELNEFGEYKVQLPYDITEKGATRASAWIRMASPYAGPGDECSAHGMHFPLHKGAEVLLSFENGNPDKPVILGAVHNSVNPNLVKNENQTQAMIQTGGGNSLEFYDQDGQQGVHLFSPVCGSRISIGAPPNAAKGVGAESSSTPTYDGIGLQTSGTMAFTGQDKRSNIYGFSNSIVWGEYTSSVVGAAASTYLGGYMSSYLIGYKANVVGFKREDIFGWTWSSTIGAKTESIRGPATKTVTGTVTDVILGDTFKTVTGNCAELFNTKTSESKVEFNKNNLFTRKTSLKTIQDNITTISTQVKDDKAEAEKKKRTAITEEINTEVKKVQTSLDQVSTKVEKVESSVVQVNSAVEKLSSKVSTHSARVYNGLFKVGAFTSL
- the corA gene encoding magnesium/cobalt transporter CorA — its product is MGSIKKKTRDKPGSPVDDRVPNKLAIVSAHEAAGSAIGYETGAMASMVVNCRAYKKSNVACSIALDEISDVLLQEGSFVWLDLNEPDQELLKKIQEEFGLHDLAVEDAQMAQQRPKLEEYGDTLFVVLQTAELTQVGGEVVFGETHVFVGLQFLVTVTHGSTLNYEKIRTRCESAPQGFSRGPGFPLYVITDAIVDQYSPVLLDFQQRLEKLEADIFESRFNRKTLVKLYELKREMLLLQAAAVPLLDICSALTRFHSVMIPKDMRLYFRDIYDHVKRLNQSMESMREMLTAAMSVNLTLITVDQNEVVQRLAGWGAILAIPTMVFSLFGMNFRYMPELEWQYSYPVTLGFVCLSCVWLYHRLKKVGWL
- a CDS encoding cytochrome c family protein, which produces MPINLSNVSLPVKLLFSGYLMIIAIGYGMATIQILVTHGMADGKFGLSIQDIVYSYYGNRSGSHLESKLNGSMKANAPEQDRFALIQWVRSGAGERDYLDHAKAIFDTRCVPCHNADAGGLPDFSRLDNINKYTHPDSGATLASLARVSHIHLFGIVFIFMFVGGIFSLTSGVPLAIKCTAIVTPFVFLLLDIASWWLTKLNPHFAWLVILGGAGLAMAFVFMWVVSMYEMWVLPRYLRR